The following coding sequences are from one Pseudonocardia sp. EC080619-01 window:
- a CDS encoding TetR family transcriptional regulator — protein sequence MTISTRRGRSAEGRAEVRRDLVAAAAQLFTERGYDETTVDDIAAAAGVGRRTFFRYFRGKEDALSPDHERGLARISEVFDGAHPDEPLPSLALRAAETVFDLYTDDSRVARLRFALVGSVEALRDREAASVHHYRRLFTRELTARLTGRPDGELRAAVTAAALVAAHNQALRRWLALGARGADLPDCVDHFRKVATMLPLETDRAAEPDLEDVTRRLERAARALERGREP from the coding sequence ATGACGATCAGCACGCGTCGCGGGCGTTCCGCCGAGGGGCGCGCCGAGGTCCGGCGCGATCTGGTCGCCGCCGCGGCGCAGCTGTTCACCGAGCGCGGCTACGACGAGACGACCGTCGACGACATCGCTGCGGCGGCCGGGGTCGGCCGCCGGACGTTCTTCCGGTACTTCCGCGGCAAGGAGGACGCGCTCTCGCCCGACCACGAGCGCGGCCTCGCCCGGATCTCCGAGGTGTTCGACGGCGCGCACCCCGACGAGCCGCTGCCGTCGCTGGCACTGCGTGCCGCGGAGACCGTGTTCGACCTCTACACCGACGACTCCCGGGTGGCCCGGCTGCGGTTCGCCCTCGTCGGGTCGGTGGAGGCGCTGCGCGACCGGGAGGCGGCCTCGGTGCACCACTACCGCCGCCTGTTCACCCGGGAGCTCACCGCGCGGCTGACCGGCCGTCCCGACGGCGAGCTGCGGGCCGCGGTGACGGCGGCGGCGCTGGTCGCGGCGCACAACCAGGCGTTGCGCCGGTGGCTGGCCCTCGGCGCCCGCGGGGCCGACCTCCCGGACTGCGTGGACCACTTCCGCAAGGTGGCGACGATGCTGCCGCTGGAGACGGACCGCGCGGCCGAGCCGGACCTGGAGGACGTGACCCGCCGGCTGGAACGGGCGGCACGGGCGCTGGAGCGCGGTCGCGAGCCCTGA
- a CDS encoding serine hydrolase: MTISRRARLLAAALCAVALPVLTGCAAAAPAVPPGPPPAATAPLTPADVSAWLDGMVPAALDRTGIAGAAVTVVRDGEVVAAGGYGVAGDDGAPVDPAATLFRVGSVSKVATAVAVLQQVEQGRIDLDADVRRYLDFPLPLRFEPPVTMRHLLTHTAGFEERVRGMIVFDGDPGPVRDTVATDPPEQVFAPGTTPAYSNYGYSLAGHVVERVTGEPFAQYVQHAVLDRAGMTSSTFTQPLPPRLAGRVADGYAAAGTPAIGFESFRDVPAGALTAPATDLARFASSLLGTGTPLLAPQTLALMQRPALDAGTLGPLAEGPRMTLGLFDEGRDGRTVLGHGGDTTAFHSHLQLHPEQRVGVFVTLNGTGRAPADSLQLRSALLDGFTDRYVPAPATVPAETTGPAEPGPGAAERAAAVAGRYESARSPFSTFLDVLNLMGQTRASAGPDGTLVLSPGVARTEPVVYREIRPWVWQEAGGEQVVSARTEDGRVTALGAESAFTLLRTTPVRDSAVVLPVLAASVVLLLGALVAWPAGALARRRYGVVAPVSPGRADRVATGLTRLGAGCAVVAVAGWAAVVGAVSGLVDVPVPVLYGMQALQWVATGATVAAAVAVVTGARGGIGRSRTAGRVLVLLGLAGTAWVALAFGLLTPDLGY, translated from the coding sequence ATGACGATCTCCCGACGGGCACGGCTGCTGGCCGCCGCCCTCTGCGCCGTCGCGCTCCCGGTCCTGACCGGGTGCGCCGCGGCCGCACCCGCGGTCCCGCCCGGGCCGCCGCCCGCCGCGACCGCACCGCTCACGCCCGCCGACGTCAGCGCATGGCTGGACGGCATGGTCCCGGCCGCCCTGGACCGCACGGGGATCGCCGGGGCGGCGGTCACCGTCGTCCGGGACGGCGAGGTGGTCGCCGCCGGCGGCTACGGCGTCGCCGGCGACGACGGGGCCCCGGTCGACCCGGCCGCCACGCTGTTCCGGGTCGGGTCGGTCTCGAAGGTCGCGACCGCGGTCGCGGTGCTGCAGCAGGTCGAGCAGGGCCGGATCGACCTCGACGCCGACGTCCGGCGGTACCTGGACTTCCCGCTGCCCCTGCGGTTCGAGCCGCCGGTCACGATGCGGCACCTGCTCACCCACACCGCGGGCTTCGAGGAGCGGGTGCGCGGGATGATCGTGTTCGACGGCGACCCGGGCCCGGTGCGCGACACCGTCGCCACCGACCCCCCGGAGCAGGTCTTCGCCCCGGGCACCACGCCCGCGTACTCGAACTACGGCTACTCGCTGGCCGGACACGTCGTCGAGCGGGTGACCGGGGAGCCGTTCGCGCAGTACGTCCAGCACGCGGTGCTGGACCGCGCGGGCATGACGTCGTCGACGTTCACGCAGCCGCTCCCACCCCGGCTCGCCGGCCGGGTCGCCGACGGGTACGCCGCCGCGGGCACGCCCGCGATCGGCTTCGAGAGCTTCCGGGACGTGCCCGCCGGGGCGCTCACCGCTCCCGCGACCGACCTGGCCCGGTTCGCGTCCTCCCTGCTCGGCACCGGGACCCCGCTGCTGGCCCCGCAGACCCTGGCCCTCATGCAGCGCCCCGCCCTGGACGCGGGCACCCTGGGCCCGCTGGCCGAGGGCCCGCGGATGACACTGGGCCTGTTCGACGAGGGGCGCGACGGGCGCACCGTCCTGGGGCACGGCGGGGACACCACGGCGTTCCACTCCCACCTGCAGCTGCACCCGGAGCAGCGGGTCGGCGTGTTCGTGACGCTGAACGGCACCGGCCGTGCCCCGGCGGACAGCCTGCAGCTGCGCTCGGCGCTGCTCGACGGGTTCACCGACCGGTACGTGCCCGCGCCCGCCACCGTGCCCGCGGAGACCACCGGGCCCGCGGAGCCCGGGCCGGGCGCGGCCGAGCGGGCCGCCGCCGTCGCCGGTCGCTACGAGAGCGCGCGGTCGCCGTTCAGCACGTTCCTCGACGTCCTGAACCTCATGGGCCAGACGCGGGCGTCGGCCGGGCCGGACGGCACGCTGGTCCTGTCCCCCGGCGTCGCGCGGACCGAGCCGGTCGTCTACCGGGAGATCCGGCCGTGGGTCTGGCAGGAGGCAGGCGGGGAGCAGGTCGTGTCGGCACGCACCGAGGACGGCCGGGTCACGGCGCTCGGCGCGGAGTCGGCGTTCACGCTGTTGCGCACCACGCCCGTGCGGGACTCCGCGGTCGTGCTGCCGGTGCTCGCCGCCTCGGTCGTGCTGCTGCTGGGGGCACTGGTGGCGTGGCCCGCCGGCGCGCTGGCCCGCCGCCGGTACGGCGTCGTCGCGCCGGTGTCCCCGGGCCGCGCGGACCGGGTCGCCACGGGCCTGACCCGGCTCGGCGCGGGGTGCGCCGTCGTCGCGGTCGCCGGGTGGGCGGCGGTGGTCGGCGCCGTGTCCGGCCTCGTCGACGTCCCGGTGCCGGTGCTGTACGGGATGCAGGCGCTGCAGTGGGTGGCGACCGGCGCGACGGTGGCCGCCGCGGTCGCGGTGGTCACCGGCGCCCGCGGCGGCATCGGCCGGTCCCGGACCGCCGGACGGGTCCTGGTGCTGCTCGGGCTCGCCGGGACGGCCTGGGTGGCCCTCGCGTTCGGGCTGCTCACGCCCGACCTCGGCTACTGA
- a CDS encoding response regulator transcription factor — protein sequence MIRVVLADDQSVVRAGFRVFLELAGDVEVVGEAADGPGAVRLARELAPDVVCMDVRMPGGNGLAATREIVSGPAPAPAVLVVTTFDLDEYVFGALEAGAGGFVLKDTGPDDLVHAVRRLAAGYGLVDHAVTRRVITEFARRRPAPDELPPVPVTPLTPRESEIVRLLARGMSNAEIADELVVELSTVKSHLGRAMAKIGARDRVQTVVWAYRSGIADVPGRPGA from the coding sequence GTGATCAGGGTGGTGCTGGCCGACGACCAGTCGGTCGTCCGGGCCGGGTTCCGGGTGTTCCTGGAGCTGGCGGGGGACGTCGAGGTCGTCGGCGAGGCGGCCGACGGCCCGGGCGCGGTCCGCCTGGCCCGCGAGCTCGCCCCGGACGTCGTCTGCATGGACGTCCGGATGCCCGGCGGCAACGGACTGGCCGCGACCCGGGAGATCGTCTCCGGGCCGGCTCCGGCGCCGGCGGTGCTCGTCGTGACGACCTTCGACCTGGACGAGTACGTGTTCGGTGCGCTGGAGGCGGGGGCCGGCGGGTTCGTGCTCAAGGACACCGGCCCGGACGACCTGGTGCACGCCGTCCGCAGGCTGGCCGCCGGGTACGGCCTGGTCGACCACGCCGTCACCCGGCGGGTGATCACCGAGTTCGCACGCCGCAGGCCCGCCCCGGACGAGCTGCCCCCGGTCCCCGTCACCCCGCTCACCCCGCGGGAGTCCGAGATCGTGCGGCTGCTCGCCCGCGGGATGTCCAACGCGGAGATCGCCGACGAGCTGGTCGTCGAGCTCAGCACCGTGAAGTCGCACCTCGGGCGGGCCATGGCCAAGATCGGTGCCCGGGACCGGGTGCAGACCGTCGTGTGGGCCTACCGCAGCGGGATCGCGGACGTCCCCGGCCGGCCCGGCGCCTAA
- a CDS encoding 5-(carboxyamino)imidazole ribonucleotide synthase, with translation MPGNVPTVGMVGGGQLARMTAQAAVALGQTLRVLAASGTDPAARVTPDVVIGDPDDGAALRELATGCSAVTFDHEGVPQEVLAPLAAAGIPLRPSPEALVHAQDKLVMRRRLSGMGLPVPAFTAVTAPSDVSGFGDEHGWPVVLKAVRGGYDGRGVWFLRSGGPETDALVADLLESGTPLMAESAVPMTRELAASVARSPFGQAAAWPVVETLQVDGQCARVTAPAPGLDPDAAARIQGLALRIAEELGVTGLMTVELFETGAGEVVVNELAMRPHNSGHWTIEGSTTSQFEQHLRAVLDYPLGSTAPVAPVAVMANVLGAPEEPAMSMDERLHHCFARFPDAKVHLYAKGGRPARKIGHVTVLGTDETAVRGRAELAATWLATATWADGWSVHGDDPREDS, from the coding sequence ATGCCCGGCAACGTGCCCACGGTGGGCATGGTCGGTGGGGGCCAGCTCGCCCGGATGACCGCCCAGGCCGCCGTCGCGCTGGGCCAGACGTTGCGCGTCCTGGCGGCGTCGGGCACCGACCCGGCCGCCCGGGTGACGCCGGACGTCGTGATCGGCGACCCGGACGACGGCGCCGCGCTCCGCGAGCTCGCCACCGGCTGCTCCGCGGTCACCTTCGACCACGAGGGTGTCCCGCAGGAGGTGCTCGCGCCGCTCGCCGCCGCCGGGATCCCGCTGCGCCCGTCGCCGGAGGCGCTGGTGCACGCCCAGGACAAGCTGGTGATGCGCAGGCGGCTGTCGGGGATGGGCCTGCCGGTCCCGGCGTTCACCGCGGTCACCGCGCCGTCGGACGTGTCCGGGTTCGGCGACGAGCACGGCTGGCCGGTCGTGCTCAAGGCGGTCCGCGGCGGGTACGACGGCCGCGGGGTCTGGTTCCTGCGCTCCGGCGGACCGGAGACCGACGCGCTGGTCGCCGACCTGCTGGAGAGCGGCACCCCGCTGATGGCCGAGTCCGCGGTGCCGATGACCCGCGAGCTGGCCGCGAGCGTCGCCCGCTCGCCGTTCGGCCAGGCCGCCGCCTGGCCGGTGGTGGAGACCCTGCAGGTCGACGGGCAGTGCGCCCGGGTCACCGCGCCCGCGCCGGGCCTGGACCCCGACGCCGCCGCCCGGATCCAGGGGCTCGCACTGCGGATCGCCGAGGAGCTCGGCGTGACCGGGCTGATGACGGTCGAGCTGTTCGAGACCGGGGCCGGGGAGGTCGTCGTCAACGAGCTGGCGATGCGGCCGCACAACTCCGGGCACTGGACGATCGAGGGCTCGACGACGTCGCAGTTCGAGCAGCACCTGCGCGCGGTCCTCGACTACCCGCTCGGCTCGACGGCCCCGGTCGCGCCGGTCGCGGTGATGGCCAACGTGCTGGGCGCGCCGGAGGAGCCCGCGATGTCGATGGACGAGCGGCTGCACCACTGCTTCGCCCGCTTCCCGGACGCGAAGGTGCACCTCTACGCGAAGGGCGGGCGCCCGGCCCGCAAGATCGGTCACGTGACCGTGCTGGGCACCGACGAGACCGCGGTGCGCGGGCGTGCCGAGCTGGCCGCGACCTGGCTGGCCACCGCGACCTGGGCCGACGGCTGGTCGGTGCACGGCGACGACCCCCGAGAGGACTCCTGA
- a CDS encoding GtrA family protein, translating to MTVVDATLRRIPQPYRDKAIKHRELIKFLMVGGTTWVIDTAVFLLLKAFVLDTKPVTAKVIAVLVATIVSYVLNREWSFRTRGGRDRHHEAALFFLISGVGVAVYSAPLWVSRYVFELQVPVVSLVTQEFSDFVAGQIVGTLVGMAFRWWAFRRFVWPDQFVRRQPPPA from the coding sequence GTGACGGTGGTGGACGCGACGCTCCGGCGAATCCCCCAGCCGTACCGCGACAAGGCCATCAAGCACCGGGAACTCATCAAGTTCCTGATGGTCGGCGGCACCACGTGGGTGATCGACACGGCGGTGTTCCTGCTGCTGAAGGCCTTCGTGCTCGACACCAAGCCGGTGACGGCGAAGGTGATCGCGGTGCTGGTGGCGACGATCGTCTCGTACGTCCTGAACCGGGAGTGGTCGTTCCGCACCCGGGGCGGGCGCGACCGGCACCACGAGGCCGCCCTGTTCTTCCTGATCAGCGGGGTCGGCGTCGCGGTCTACTCGGCGCCGCTGTGGGTCTCCCGCTACGTGTTCGAGCTGCAGGTCCCGGTCGTGTCGCTGGTCACCCAGGAGTTCTCCGACTTCGTCGCGGGCCAGATCGTCGGCACCCTGGTCGGGATGGCGTTCCGCTGGTGGGCGTTCCGCCGGTTCGTCTGGCCGGACCAGTTCGTGCGGCGCCAGCCCCCACCCGCGTAG
- a CDS encoding sensor histidine kinase, whose amino-acid sequence MTVPAPPAGRLAVRADRALTAAGLTGPFRRDAALAVLLAAVMVLLLAAASADPVVTDLVGPVPATVQALVVVQTLMLCLRRVAPGSCLMLVAVAQAALSLLAPLEVTVRGPATAVAAYTCGTALPARRTGRLVALAAMAETGGIVLAAARAGGVTGSTPAEVVSGVAVLAGGALAGSWVATRRRYLELVELRAGEAVAVQRARADAAVRRERTRMARELHDIAAHHLSAMVVQAGVVEQLVERDPPTARRTAGELRQQGRRTLRDLRTVVGTLREPGVVEDPGTDAPVPGLAGLDRLVDQVRALGTPVVLERRGEQPAPAPIADVTCHRVVQEALANAREHAPGAAVRVAVTTAPGRVLVEVENDPPLSPAAAREPRDGTRGYGLVGMRERAQLVGATFEAGPTTEGGWRVRLAVPVEQDEPDTTTEDTA is encoded by the coding sequence ATGACCGTCCCCGCACCGCCCGCCGGCCGCCTCGCCGTGCGTGCCGACCGCGCGCTCACCGCGGCCGGGCTGACCGGACCGTTCAGGCGGGACGCCGCGCTCGCCGTGCTGCTGGCCGCGGTCATGGTGCTGCTACTGGCGGCGGCCTCGGCCGATCCGGTGGTCACCGACCTGGTGGGCCCGGTGCCCGCCACCGTCCAGGCCCTCGTGGTGGTCCAGACCCTGATGCTGTGCCTGCGCCGGGTCGCGCCGGGCTCCTGTCTGATGCTGGTGGCGGTGGCACAGGCCGCGCTGTCGCTGCTCGCACCGCTGGAGGTGACGGTCCGCGGGCCCGCCACGGCCGTGGCGGCCTACACCTGCGGGACCGCGCTCCCCGCCCGTCGCACCGGCCGGCTGGTGGCGCTCGCGGCCATGGCCGAGACCGGCGGGATCGTCCTCGCGGCGGCCCGGGCCGGCGGGGTGACGGGATCGACGCCGGCCGAGGTCGTCTCGGGGGTCGCGGTGCTCGCCGGCGGCGCGCTCGCCGGGTCGTGGGTCGCGACCCGGCGCCGCTACCTGGAGCTGGTCGAGCTGCGGGCGGGCGAGGCCGTCGCCGTGCAGCGGGCCCGGGCCGACGCGGCCGTCCGGCGGGAACGGACGCGGATGGCCCGCGAGCTCCACGACATCGCCGCCCACCACCTGTCCGCGATGGTCGTGCAGGCCGGCGTGGTGGAGCAGCTCGTCGAGCGCGACCCGCCGACGGCCCGGCGCACCGCGGGCGAGCTGCGGCAGCAGGGCCGGCGCACGCTGCGCGACCTGCGCACGGTCGTCGGGACGTTGCGGGAGCCGGGCGTCGTCGAGGACCCCGGCACGGACGCGCCCGTCCCCGGCCTGGCCGGACTGGACCGGCTGGTGGACCAGGTACGCGCGCTCGGGACCCCGGTCGTCCTGGAGCGCCGCGGCGAGCAGCCGGCTCCGGCGCCGATCGCCGACGTCACCTGCCACCGGGTCGTGCAGGAGGCGCTGGCCAACGCGCGTGAGCACGCGCCGGGGGCCGCGGTCCGGGTCGCCGTCACCACGGCGCCCGGCCGGGTGCTCGTCGAGGTCGAGAACGACCCGCCGCTGTCCCCGGCGGCCGCCCGGGAGCCCCGGGACGGCACGCGCGGGTACGGGCTGGTCGGCATGCGGGAGCGGGCGCAGCTGGTGGGGGCCACGTTCGAGGCCGGTCCGACGACGGAGGGCGGGTGGCGGGTCCGGCTCGCGGTCCCCGTCGAGCAGGACGAGCCGGACACGACGACGGAGGACACGGCGTGA
- a CDS encoding alpha/beta fold hydrolase codes for MATEYYTEELHGPHEYFDLGHFALERGVTLPGARLAYKTLGTLNEARDNVVLFPHMWSGTSKSMEMFVGEDRPLDPNRYFIVFPGQFCNGFSSSPSNTPAPFGAGAFPRVTIGDDVRAQHRMLTERFGVERLELVLGWSMGAEQTYEWAVCHPEMVRRALPFAGTARTTPHDALWVRAHENAWKSDPAWDGGFYADPADVHAGMRRHAELWSVMGLCPEFYSAEAWRGLGFSSVEDFVQGFWEAYFAPMDPNNLIWMGWKWRHGDVSRHTGGDLAAALGRITARTMVVPFSRDMFFPPGDCEAEQRLIPDSQFRIVDSLWAHFAMFCFGAREREQIDACIRDLLKEPART; via the coding sequence ATGGCGACGGAGTACTACACCGAGGAGCTGCACGGCCCCCACGAGTACTTCGACCTGGGGCACTTCGCGCTGGAGCGGGGCGTCACGCTGCCCGGGGCCCGGCTCGCCTACAAGACCCTCGGCACGCTGAACGAGGCCCGCGACAACGTGGTGCTCTTCCCGCACATGTGGTCGGGCACGTCGAAGTCGATGGAGATGTTCGTCGGGGAGGACCGGCCGCTCGACCCGAACCGGTACTTCATCGTGTTCCCCGGCCAGTTCTGCAACGGGTTCTCCTCCTCCCCGAGCAACACCCCGGCCCCGTTCGGCGCGGGCGCCTTCCCGCGCGTGACCATCGGCGACGACGTCCGGGCCCAGCACCGGATGCTCACCGAGCGGTTCGGCGTCGAGCGGCTGGAGCTCGTGCTCGGCTGGTCGATGGGCGCCGAGCAGACCTACGAGTGGGCGGTGTGCCACCCGGAGATGGTCCGGCGGGCGCTGCCGTTCGCCGGCACCGCCCGGACCACCCCGCACGACGCCCTGTGGGTCCGCGCGCACGAGAACGCCTGGAAGTCCGATCCCGCCTGGGACGGCGGGTTCTACGCCGACCCGGCCGACGTGCACGCGGGCATGCGGCGGCACGCCGAGCTGTGGTCGGTGATGGGGCTGTGCCCGGAGTTCTACTCCGCCGAGGCCTGGCGGGGTCTCGGCTTCAGCTCGGTGGAGGACTTCGTGCAGGGGTTCTGGGAGGCGTACTTCGCCCCCATGGACCCCAACAACCTGATCTGGATGGGCTGGAAGTGGCGCCACGGTGACGTGTCCCGACACACCGGCGGCGACCTCGCGGCGGCGCTCGGGCGGATCACCGCCCGGACGATGGTCGTCCCGTTCTCCCGGGACATGTTCTTCCCGCCCGGGGACTGCGAGGCCGAGCAGCGGTTGATCCCGGACAGCCAGTTCCGGATCGTGGACAGCCTGTGGGCGCACTTCGCGATGTTCTGCTTCGGCGCCCGGGAGCGTGAACAGATCGACGCCTGCATCCGCGACCTGCTCAAGGAGCCGGCGCGGACCTGA
- the purE gene encoding 5-(carboxyamino)imidazole ribonucleotide mutase: MAAPPPASPRVGVVMGSDSDWPVMSAAGAALDEFGVPWEVGVYSAHRTPQRMLDYAASAADRGLQAIVAGAGGAAHLPGMVAAATPLPVIGVPVPLKYLDGLDSLLSIVQMPAGVPVATVAVGNARNAGLLAVRILGAGDESLRAAMLEYQADLERSVLDKDAALRATARGEE, from the coding sequence ATGGCCGCTCCCCCCCCCGCGTCCCCGCGCGTCGGCGTCGTCATGGGCAGCGACTCCGACTGGCCCGTGATGAGTGCCGCCGGGGCCGCGCTGGACGAGTTCGGCGTGCCGTGGGAGGTCGGTGTCTACTCGGCGCACCGGACCCCGCAGCGGATGCTCGACTACGCCGCGTCGGCCGCCGACCGCGGCCTGCAGGCCATCGTCGCGGGGGCCGGCGGCGCCGCGCACCTGCCCGGCATGGTTGCCGCCGCGACGCCGCTGCCGGTGATCGGCGTCCCGGTGCCGCTGAAGTACCTCGACGGGCTCGACTCGCTGCTGTCGATCGTGCAGATGCCGGCCGGGGTGCCGGTCGCGACCGTCGCCGTCGGCAACGCCCGCAACGCCGGGCTGCTCGCGGTCCGGATCCTCGGGGCCGGGGACGAGTCGCTGCGCGCGGCGATGCTCGAGTACCAGGCCGACCTGGAGCGGAGCGTGCTCGACAAGGACGCCGCCCTGCGCGCCACCGCCCGCGGCGAGGAGTGA
- a CDS encoding acyl-CoA dehydrogenase yields the protein MSVVNSDFDSYRLSDEHQALRDAVRDLADKEIAPYAAEVDEEGRYPSEARDALVRAGFHAVIIPEEYGGQGADELAGCIVIEEVARVCASSSLIPGVNGLGLTPILLSASDELKKQVLPSVAAGEAMVSYALSEREAGSDAASMKTRARRDGDDWILNGTKCWISNAGESTWYTVMAVTDPEKKANGISAFVVHADDPGFVVGSKERKLGIHGSPTREIHFEDCRIPGDRIIGAEGTGFKTALRTLDHTRPTIGSQAVGIAQGALDVATRYLKERRQFGQALAEFQGLQFMLADMAMKVEAARQLCYVAASRAERNEPDLGFVSSAAKCFASDTAMSVTTDAVQLLGGAGYTRDFPVERMMRDAKITQIYEGTNQIQRMVMARSLLK from the coding sequence ATGAGCGTCGTGAACAGCGACTTCGACAGCTACCGGCTCAGCGACGAGCACCAGGCCCTGCGCGACGCGGTGCGGGACCTGGCGGACAAGGAGATCGCGCCGTACGCGGCCGAGGTCGACGAGGAGGGCCGGTACCCGTCCGAGGCCCGGGACGCGCTGGTCCGGGCCGGCTTCCACGCCGTGATCATCCCGGAGGAGTACGGCGGCCAGGGCGCCGACGAGCTGGCCGGCTGCATCGTGATCGAGGAGGTCGCGCGGGTCTGCGCGTCGTCGTCGCTCATCCCCGGCGTGAACGGCCTCGGGCTCACCCCGATCCTGCTGTCGGCGTCGGACGAGCTGAAGAAGCAGGTGCTGCCGTCGGTCGCCGCGGGCGAGGCGATGGTCAGCTACGCGCTGTCCGAGCGGGAGGCCGGCTCCGACGCCGCGTCGATGAAGACCCGCGCCCGCCGCGACGGCGACGACTGGATCCTCAACGGCACCAAGTGCTGGATCAGCAACGCCGGCGAGTCGACCTGGTACACCGTGATGGCGGTGACCGACCCCGAGAAGAAGGCGAACGGGATCTCCGCGTTCGTGGTCCACGCCGACGACCCGGGGTTCGTCGTCGGGTCGAAGGAGCGCAAGCTCGGCATCCACGGCTCGCCCACCCGCGAGATCCACTTCGAGGACTGCCGGATCCCCGGCGACCGGATCATCGGGGCCGAGGGCACCGGCTTCAAGACCGCGCTGCGCACCCTCGACCACACCCGTCCGACGATCGGGTCGCAGGCCGTCGGCATCGCCCAGGGCGCGCTCGACGTCGCGACCCGCTACCTCAAGGAGCGCAGGCAGTTCGGCCAGGCGCTCGCCGAGTTCCAGGGCCTGCAGTTCATGCTGGCCGACATGGCGATGAAGGTCGAGGCGGCCCGCCAGCTCTGCTACGTGGCCGCCTCCCGCGCCGAGCGGAACGAGCCGGACCTCGGCTTCGTCTCGTCGGCCGCGAAGTGCTTCGCCTCCGACACCGCGATGTCGGTGACGACCGACGCCGTCCAGCTGCTCGGCGGGGCGGGCTACACCCGTGACTTCCCGGTCGAGCGGATGATGCGCGACGCGAAGATCACCCAGATCTACGAGGGCACCAACCAGATCCAGCGCATGGTCATGGCACGCAGCCTGCTGAAGTGA
- a CDS encoding ATP-binding protein — protein sequence MRRRILVSTLLTVAVTALFLGGPLALATWQLVEDFTRAELTQRLESLTKTLEDVDSDSPPVNVVQAAIPPNSRLTIVTPDGPPLVFGADVVVDPVEEQLPFGPGGTVTLAQPTAVMRSQQTQVVGVVVLLVGFSVTVGTGVAIYTARRLSDPLRDLAARAARLGAGDFRRAPARYDIAELDRVSEVLDSSATALSQLLQRERSLVGDVSHQLRSRITALQLRLDELSTHPDPDARREALAALEQTERLTGVLDDLLQSARAARAVGAEPVDLSEAIEAAAGEWREPLTAAGRSLRLRVPEGMLARVTAARLREAVGALVDNALQHGDGTVTITARTGDNSLQVEVSDTGPGVPEELVPHVFDRGVSAQSSTGLGLALARTLIEADGGRLELYRARPPVFRIYLPAARTDDVAATASPADRTGPR from the coding sequence GTGCGCCGCCGGATCCTCGTCTCCACGCTGCTCACCGTCGCGGTGACGGCCCTGTTCCTCGGTGGGCCGCTGGCGCTGGCCACCTGGCAGCTGGTGGAGGACTTCACCCGTGCCGAGCTCACCCAGCGCCTCGAGTCGCTCACCAAGACCCTCGAGGACGTCGACAGCGACAGCCCGCCGGTCAACGTCGTCCAGGCCGCGATCCCGCCGAACAGCAGGCTCACCATCGTCACGCCGGACGGGCCCCCGCTCGTCTTCGGCGCGGACGTCGTCGTCGACCCGGTCGAGGAGCAGCTGCCGTTCGGTCCCGGCGGGACGGTCACGCTGGCCCAGCCGACCGCCGTCATGCGGTCGCAGCAGACCCAGGTGGTCGGCGTCGTCGTGCTGCTGGTCGGGTTCTCGGTCACGGTGGGCACCGGCGTCGCGATCTACACCGCGCGGCGGCTGTCCGACCCGTTGCGCGACCTCGCGGCCCGCGCCGCCCGCCTCGGCGCCGGGGACTTCCGGCGGGCCCCGGCGCGCTACGACATCGCCGAGCTGGACCGCGTGTCCGAGGTGCTCGACTCGTCGGCGACGGCGCTGTCCCAGCTGCTGCAACGCGAGCGGTCGCTGGTCGGCGACGTCTCGCACCAGCTCCGCAGCCGGATCACCGCGTTGCAGCTGCGGCTCGACGAGCTGTCCACCCACCCCGACCCGGACGCCCGTCGCGAGGCACTGGCCGCGCTGGAGCAGACCGAGCGGCTGACCGGCGTCCTCGACGACCTGCTCCAGTCGGCCCGTGCCGCCCGCGCGGTCGGCGCGGAGCCGGTGGACCTGTCCGAGGCGATCGAGGCCGCCGCCGGGGAGTGGCGGGAGCCCCTCACGGCGGCCGGGCGTTCGCTGCGGCTGCGGGTGCCCGAGGGGATGCTCGCCCGGGTCACCGCCGCCCGGCTGCGGGAGGCCGTCGGCGCGCTCGTCGACAACGCCCTGCAGCACGGCGACGGCACCGTGACGATCACCGCGCGGACCGGTGACAACTCCCTGCAGGTGGAGGTCTCCGACACCGGGCCCGGGGTGCCGGAGGAGCTCGTGCCCCACGTGTTCGACCGCGGCGTGTCCGCGCAGTCGTCCACCGGTCTGGGGCTCGCGCTGGCCCGGACCCTGATCGAGGCCGACGGCGGGCGGCTGGAGCTGTACCGGGCCCGGCCGCCGGTGTTCCGGATCTACCTGCCTGCCGCACGCACCGACGACGTCGCCGCCACCGCCTCGCCCGCCGACCGCACCGGGCCGCGTTAG